The nucleotide window GGACTTGCATTCGGCAAGGTGCGGATAGACCGTCATCGACGAGTCGTGGGAGTCAATCTTGGCGTCGAGCACCCGGTCCCACGCGGCCAGACCCTACCCGACCCGCCGACGCGGTTGGAAGATAGCCGGCCGGATGCGCCTCATCGTCGCGGCCCCCCTCGTCGCCGTGATCGGCTTCGCCGGTCTCGCACTGACCGAGAGCGCACGCCAGACGGCCCGTGCCAGCGACCTGCAGATCCTGGCCCAGATCGGTGCCGAGGCCGGCGACCTGGCCTACCGGCTGCAACGCGAACGCATCGCCGCCGCCGACCTGCTCACCTACGCCCGGCCGGAGCAGCAGGACGCCTTCGGCGCGGAGATGGCCGCCACCGACCACGCCGTCGCCCGCTACCGCGGGCAGCGTGACCGGCTGTCCACCGACAACGACGCCAACCCGTCTCTCCTGCGGCGCATCGACGCGGCTCTGGACGGCCTCGCCCCTCTGCGCACCCAGGTGCGCACCGCCACGCACGCCTCGGTGTCGGCGATGACCTTCAGCTACCGCATCGCGATCGCCGACCTCATCAACTTCCGGGAGAACGTCTCACACGGCGTGGTGGACGCCCAACTCGCCGACGGGATCCGGGCCTCGGCGGCGCTGTCGAAGACGGCCGAGGCCATCGGTCAGCAGCAGGTCGCCGTGCTGCGCGCCGTCGCGGGCGGCGAGCTGACCCCGGCCATGCAGCAGGACATCACAGCGGCCCGCACCAGCTACACCGAGTCGAGCCTGTCGTTCCTGGCCCTGGCCCCACCCGAGTGGGGCATCTGGTGGGAGCAGGCCGGCACCGGCAAGGAGGCGCTCGCCCTGCAACGGATGCAGGACGAGGTGTCCCGGGCCCAGCCGGGGTCGCAGCTGCAACTGGAGACCGGCGCGTGGGTGACCACCACCCAGACGCGCGCCGCCCGCCTGGCCGACCTGCGCGCCCGGGTCGACAACGCGGTCCGCGACGACGTTCGGGCCGCGCACGCCGACCAGCGCCGCCGGGCCGTGGCCGAGGCCGCCAGCGTCCTCCTGGCCCTCATCCTGACCACGTTGGTGACCTGGGCCGTCGCGCGGCAGATCACCCGACGGCTACGTCGCCTCCGGGACGCGGCCAACGCCGTGGCGTTCGAACAGCTCCCCGCCGTGGTGGCCCAGCTCCAACAGCCCGGCAGCGCCACCGTCGACCCGCAGAAGCTGGCCCACCAGCAGTCCAGCGCCGCCCTCGAACCGTCCAGCGACGACGAGATCGGCGAACTGGGTCAGGCGTTCAGCGCCGTGCACCAGGCCGCCGTGCGGACCGCCGCCGAACAGGCAGTCATGCGCGCCAACACCGCCGACATCTTCATCCACCTGAGCCGCCGCGAACAGCGACTGGTCGACGCCGTCCTGGCCCAGGTGGACCTGGTCGAGCGGGACGAGACCGACCCCGACCGGCTCGACCAGCTCTACACACTGGACAACCTGGCGACCCGGATGGGCCGGATCAACGCCAGCCTGCTGGTGCTCGGCGGCGTCGGCGTGGGTCGCGTACGCCAGCGGGACGTCCCTCTGCAACAGGTGCTCCAGGCTGCGCTGTCCCAGATCGAGCACTACGCGCGGGTCCGGCTCGGCATGATCGACGGCGACGTGGCAGTGGCCGCCAAGACCGTCGACGAGGTCGTGCACCTGCTCGCCGAACTCATGGACAACGCCACGACGTACTCGCCGCCGGGCAGTGAGACCTGGGTGAGCGGCCGGAGCCTGGGTGACCGCGTCATCGTCCAGATCAGCGACGAGGGTGTGGGGCTGTCCGCGCAGCGGATGCAACAGCTCAACGAGCTGCTGGCCCGCCCGCCGGCCATCGACGTGGCCGCCGTGCGGGCGATGGGGCTGGTCGTCGTGGGCCAACTCGCCGCTCGGCTGGGCGCCACCGTCCAACTGCGACGCGGCCCCCGACGCGGCATCCTCGCCGAGGCGACACTGCCCGCGGCGATCATCCGGTCCCTGCCGCCGGAGGAGTACCTGCTCGCACCCGGCCGGCTGTCGCGGCGGGCAGCGCGGACGCCCAGCACTCCGCCGCCGTACCAGCCGCGCCCCGAACCCACCGCCGGACGCCCTACGGCCGAACGGACGCTGCCGGCGGCGCCGGTCTTCCGACCGGCTCCCCAACCCCCGGACCGGGGTGACGCGCCCACCGAGGAGCTCCTCATCTTCGAACAGGTCAACCACTGGTTCCAGAACGACGTCGTCGACGGCCAGAACGGTCAGAACGGTCAGCAGTGGTCCACCCCCGCCGACGACGCCTGGCGTACGGCCGCCCAGGCGCACACCCCCGAGGTCGCCACGACCACCAACTCCGGTCTGCCCAAACGGCAGCCGCAACGGCACCTCGTGCCCGGCGGGGTGACGGTGCCCCAGCAGCAGCAACGCTCCGAGTACCGCGACCCGGCGCAGGTGGCGACGGCGATGGCCGCGTACGCGAGGGGTGTGGCGAACCGACGGCGCACCCCGATCAACCTCGGCAACAAATGACGGGACAGGAGAGCACGTGACCGACCAACAGGATCTCGGCTGGCTGCTGGACAACTTCGCCGCGCGGGCGACCGAGGTCAGCCACGCGATTGCCATTTCCAGCGACGGTCTGATGGTGGCCGCCACCCGCGACCTGCCACCGGACCGGGCCGACCAGTTGGCCGCCACGGGTAGCGGGCTCGTCAGCCTGCTGCGGGGGGCGGCGGCCTTCTTCGACGCCGGCGCGGTGATCTCCAACGTCACGCAGCTCGAGGGCGGGTTCATGTTCTCGATGGCCTTCAACGACGGCGCCTCGCTGCTGGTGCTCGCCGCCCCCGAGTGCGACGTGGGCAAGGTCTCCTACGAGATGACCGAGCTGGCCAACCGCATCGGGGACGCCCTGACCCCCGCTGCCCGAGCGGCTCTCGCCCGCAGCCGCTGACAACCCCGGCGCCCCCACACGCCGGAGACCCCTTCCCCTTCCCCTGGAGTTAGACATGCCTCTCACCACCCCTTGGCGCAGCCGTGCCCTGACCGCCGCGCTGCTCGCGGCCGTGCTGACCACCAGCACGGCCTGCGGTG belongs to Micromonospora ureilytica and includes:
- a CDS encoding sensor histidine kinase; its protein translation is MRLIVAAPLVAVIGFAGLALTESARQTARASDLQILAQIGAEAGDLAYRLQRERIAAADLLTYARPEQQDAFGAEMAATDHAVARYRGQRDRLSTDNDANPSLLRRIDAALDGLAPLRTQVRTATHASVSAMTFSYRIAIADLINFRENVSHGVVDAQLADGIRASAALSKTAEAIGQQQVAVLRAVAGGELTPAMQQDITAARTSYTESSLSFLALAPPEWGIWWEQAGTGKEALALQRMQDEVSRAQPGSQLQLETGAWVTTTQTRAARLADLRARVDNAVRDDVRAAHADQRRRAVAEAASVLLALILTTLVTWAVARQITRRLRRLRDAANAVAFEQLPAVVAQLQQPGSATVDPQKLAHQQSSAALEPSSDDEIGELGQAFSAVHQAAVRTAAEQAVMRANTADIFIHLSRREQRLVDAVLAQVDLVERDETDPDRLDQLYTLDNLATRMGRINASLLVLGGVGVGRVRQRDVPLQQVLQAALSQIEHYARVRLGMIDGDVAVAAKTVDEVVHLLAELMDNATTYSPPGSETWVSGRSLGDRVIVQISDEGVGLSAQRMQQLNELLARPPAIDVAAVRAMGLVVVGQLAARLGATVQLRRGPRRGILAEATLPAAIIRSLPPEEYLLAPGRLSRRAARTPSTPPPYQPRPEPTAGRPTAERTLPAAPVFRPAPQPPDRGDAPTEELLIFEQVNHWFQNDVVDGQNGQNGQQWSTPADDAWRTAAQAHTPEVATTTNSGLPKRQPQRHLVPGGVTVPQQQQRSEYRDPAQVATAMAAYARGVANRRRTPINLGNK
- a CDS encoding roadblock/LC7 domain-containing protein translates to MTDQQDLGWLLDNFAARATEVSHAIAISSDGLMVAATRDLPPDRADQLAATGSGLVSLLRGAAAFFDAGAVISNVTQLEGGFMFSMAFNDGASLLVLAAPECDVGKVSYEMTELANRIGDALTPAARAALARSR